The following nucleotide sequence is from Coffea eugenioides isolate CCC68of chromosome 3, Ceug_1.0, whole genome shotgun sequence.
CGTGCCCTCATAAAAGCGTGGTCACAATGGAACAGTAAGAAACCACGTCCTCAACCGGCAAATACTGTCAGTTAATTGGTCGAAGGCAGCTCGGGATGCGGGGCTGGAGCGGTTGTCAGAACAACCGCTTCGGAAAGTGTAACACCATTTGTACATGGTGTAACATCATTTGTAGAAGGTGTAACAATAGAACAACAGCGAGtaacaataaaataacattTTTGTGAATCCCATACGacgtgaaaatcgagttacaagaCGTGATCTCAGCCGCACAATTTTTGAGGTCTTGTCCAGGCCGTGAACTGCCTGGGACGGTGGCCCCTCGTCCGGCAGCTCGTGCCTGTCTGCCGGCATATATAATACTGAACCAAGTACGGAGAGGACTACGGTTTTGTACTGTGTTCCCTTAGACCTTAGTCACGTGACAAACAGAAAGTGGGCAAATCCAGCACGCGCTCCCACTTCACGGGCTCAGCGTGTACTCTCACTGCCAGTGTTCCTCTCATTCTATGCGTGACATGATCCGCCTCCGTCAACTGGATTCCCACTGTGGCGGTATCTTTAAGCATGCCCACGCGCACTCCTTGGGCTGGAGCTTcacaatttattttattttcacttttttttttaatttttttcttcatacATTCagccaatttggaaaaaaagCTTAGGAATCTGCATGTTGTTCAATCTGAATGGAAGAAAATTCCGAAGTGGTCAATTTCTTGAAGACAACAGAATACTTAACTTTAGCGGTGCTAGTGGCATCACACATGAATAAAGGCCGGATTCACTTGCTCACACGTTCATGGATCATACGGTTGAAAGTGAAGTTggattcaatttcttttttttttctctagtAAATAAAAGTCTGAGAGAATTTTGTTTCACACAGCCAAAGATGTACTCCCGAAACCATTCCTTTTAAGAGTTAAGAACGTTTACATTTAGTGGTTTCACGATCGTGTTCGTGAATCTTATCGTTTAGATAACGTATGGTTAAATTTTGAACCCTAATCAGAGATCACTGAATTATTGATGATTTGTAGATTGTTTTAGGTGCTTGTGAATCTTGACGTTGATCAAATTGAGAGCATGGAGAttcaatttgaaatgaaaagtaatATTGCAACACAAATCTAAACGTGTTTACATGATCGCGAgcaatcttctttttttttttccgataACGATAATAAATTGTACAACTTATTCTATCATTATCTATAGGAGATGGGAAACTTAAGGAGGCTTATGTGTTAGGTATGCAGATTTATTAGACAAAGGGAATGTTATGGCatcattcttgaattttttttacagCAGGCAAGGGTTGAACCCCCAGTTACACTCCAAGGAAGGATTTAAGTCGCTCCTGAAGGCCACTAAGCCATGCTCAGTGGTTATTCAAAGGTAAAAAATCTCTTAAAGTTCCCAAAAAGTTTAGAGCGAGGTAGTCAGTGTTATCATTCCTAAACCTATAAATGTGAATTTGCTAGCACTTATATGACCGTTTTAACACTAAACAAATTGCGATGAAATGTTTTAAAGATGAGACAATAATGTGAATAACCGAAAACAAAAGGCCAGGAGAATTTCACCTGCACTTTTTGTAGAGGGAAAATCGTAAACTCACATGAGGCCATGAAAGGAGGGCGGATAAACACAAGGTGACAAGAAGTACGCAAATTTTTGCTGTTGTCTCTTACCCCATTAACTGGACTCAGACTAGGCTTGGAAACCAAACCGAATGGGAGATCCAGACTCAAAAAGGAGAAGATATccagagaagagagagagacagaaaAGACACGAAAATAATcataatatttttattaaaaggaaaaaaaaagtggaaaaagCAAGACGAAAGACGACAACCTTTTTCTCTTCCTCCACATTTGTGACAAAATGCGCCTcccaacaaaaagaaaataaagaaagcaGCCTTTTCCCCTTTCGTTTCTTTATTATTCTTCTAACCTGCCTTGCCTTTTGTTCGTTTCTTCCTACTCCTACCCCATTTATATAGATACGTGTTACTACTGCTTCTCTACTCGTTATCCAATTTGTTGTGCCCCAGTTCCCTTCCTTTGTCTAAAAATTGCAGCAATTTGTCCTCGAAATCAGCACACAAGATACAAATTTTCTTGTAATGGCCTTCTCAAATTGATCATCCATCTGGGTTTTTGAGTTTTTCAGCTGGGAATCCATTTTTATTCTCTGGGTTTTAGCTGCTATGCACATTTCCATATTCAACCGACAAgaaaatttggttttttttttggggtgtcTTTTCTGGTTTTAAGCCGAGTGAGAGATGCAATCAGTGAGCTCGGAGCAGGGGAGATCGGCGGCAGATACGAGAGGGAAGCATAGGATTTCTGCTGAATTGAAAAGACTTGAGCAAGAAGCTCGCTTTTTGGAGGTCACTCTCTTTGCTTGACTTCTTAACTTCTTTTCACCTCTTCAAGTATACATTCAAGCTTTtcgttttcttttccatttttctttttcccttctctTGTGGCAATTGATTGGCGATTTTCGGTTTGATTTTGAGTTCAAGTGGGTCGAATTctgttttcttgcattgttaTTGTTCAATAAGAAAATGATGTCACACAtcgtttttcttctttttatctttctATATCAGGTAAAAGTGTggtatttttcaatgaaattttgtaccTTTATTTTTCTGCTGAGGAATacaagggtttttttttttcttttggttgccTGCCACGGTATCCAGGCTTTGCCCTGACTAATCGGGAAAGCGGGATAAACTTTGTGTTAGTCATCTGTATTGTCTCTAATTTGGTTTTTGCGTTTGCAAATTCTCGCCTTTGCCGATTGCTGCTGTAAATTGGAACTTTGAGGTGGGTTTGTGCGTTTTGCAATTGCAGTTTTCGTGAATAAAGTGTTGAAGTTGATTGCAGTTTTGAGTTTGTGTTCAAATATAAGCCTCTTGCTTCAAAATAGAAAGTTCCAGTTTTTTCCCGCTATGGACCCGTGACTATCTAGTCTCTGTCATGTGGACGAACTTCTGATGTTGATCAGTGTAGTTTTGAGTAATATGGACCCTTGTAGTTCTGATGTTAAGGCTCTGGGTTGAGGTTCTCTGCTGGTTATTAGTGTTTGCAAAGGCTTGGTGGGCTAAGTTGTGTTGAATCTTTTATGCTTTCAAAGCATCATTTAGTTCATAATACACTGTTTTATCCAGAGAAAATCCAGCGTATCACTTgtccctcctttttttttttgttgtggtAGCCTTTTATTCTGTTCCAAACGAACACTTGATATGTAAGATCCTAGTCGATAGGAACTTGACACATTGTATATAGGGCACTAGAATTCGTACTTACAAGGGTCAATTAAAAGGTAGCCACATTGCTATCTGAAATGGCACCGTGCCATGACCTGCAGCATCACCAAAATTTTGAATCGACTCTGCTAAGATAATGAGGTTTTTGATTGACTCCATTATGAAGCACTCAAAAGGCTGACCAGTTGTAAGCCAGTGATTACACCTCAGTAATCACCTTCCAAGGTGAAGGCAAAAATATGTATATGCAGTTATAAGTCAGTCAGTAGACCATGAAGCACGTGAATGCTAACCTCAAGAAGTAGTTTTCATCTAAACCCTGTTATATGTAACTCCTCTCACTTCACACATAGAGTAAACCTTGTCTTTTCTTTGAGATTCTCCTTCTCTTTCCTTGCTTAACAGCTGACGTTAATACAATCCAGTCTATTTGTTTTTGAGTTTTATATTCAGTGGATTTTCTGAGGATTTGTCTTATAAGTTTGGTGGCAAGTAAGCTACTCTTCTTGTTTTTTAGTTGGAATATAGTATGGAGACGCTGAATGTTGCACCGGTTggtttctttccaaaatgacaTGATATTTCTCTATTTCCCAGTTGTTAGACATTTTTACTGAACTAAGAAGTACACTGTTACTACTTTTTAGTGGCCCTGTTCATTTCTTTGCATGAAGTTTAGAAGAAGACACTAGATGATGCTACTTGGAAGAGGAGGTTTGCAGTTTAACAAACTGCTCATGTTTGATGGTTGTTTGGATTTTCTAGTCCTAAGAAGGTGAAGGGCGTGGCTGGTGTTTATAGTTGGGTGGTTTTGTTGATTAATAGGTTGCATAAAGGTACCAGTTTCGTGGTGACTGTTATAAAATGCGTCTGTCTGAGATCCTTATCCCTTCCTCCTTATATTCTACCTCTTCATCTTATCCAGAAGAAACCAGCACATTTCACCATTCTTTGTACctgattagtttaatttttggtgTAGCTCAAAAGAATTTAGCAAGGATCTTGCTCTGGTGCCAATATAAATGATGGCAAGGGCAAGGGTTCCTCATCCTCTCGTGAATTATGCAAGCAAATGCATCTGCAAAATGAATTTGTGCTTTACATTTGGATTAAGCTTATTCAATGTCGATTTTATAATCATGATTTTGGGGATCAGGACTGGAACTGGTGATGTTAGACTATTAATGTGGTTAGTAGTGCTAAGCTTAGACTGAGACCAAGTAGTAGTTAGGACTGCTTCCCCATTATCTTTAGATAGATATTGGGTGGTCATGTTTATTAACTCGCACTAGTTCGTTAACCTTTTGATCCTTTCTTGTGAGACTGCTTGAGATGTCACCCGACGTAATGACTGATTCGGGTTGTCTGCAGTGATAGTCTTTCATGAATAATATTTCATTCCCTAAAGATGATGTTTTTCTGTGTAGGAAGAACTAGAACAGCTTGAGAAGATGGAGAAGGCCTCAGCTTCTTGCAAGGAGTAAGTAAATAATATTTACCTGACCCAATAATTGTATGAACAATCCTTTCTACATTTATGGTAATGGCTCAAATGAATTTTCTGTAATGCAATCTAGGATGCTGAGTAAGGTGGAGACAAGACCGGATCCGCTACTTCCAGCGTAGTACACCTCcttgtattttttttcaatgCTTTGAAAGTCTGCCGTTCCTTTCAAACCTCATTCTAAAAGAACTCATTTCTTTCTTCCAGGACGAATGGCCCGCTCAATCCATCCTGGGATCGATGGTTTGAGGGGCCTCAAGAGAAATCAGGATGCAGGTGCTGGATTCTGTGATTGTTGGTGCTAGAGCAGTTTGCTAAATTGATGGTTGAGCTTGTTACAGAGTACAGATAGGAATATCCTGTCAGGTTATCAAATGATCCATTGTGCAGAGATTCACAATTTTTCCTTACTCTAGATTATTCTATATCAAAAAATTCTATGTTTTCTCCCCTTTCAGTTACCCCTAGAAATGGAATGGAATACAGCATCGTGTACAAATGCCCATTTATGTTCTTGTAAACATGATTAAGAAATTTCACCTTATAACCAAGAGataattttctgttttgtatCCTCATATATTTCTTTATTGCCCTTCCTTCAGTTTGTTGTTTTTTCCTTTCTGATGTGGGGAAACAGGAGGAACAGGACTTGGCTCTGTTATCAACCCCACCCCATATTATGTATCCTTTGTGATTTTGGCAGTTTAATTGCTGCAGCGCCCATTTCTTGGTTATGACTGTATGTGTTCAGTGTGCATCTAGAAAAATTTACATATGCATTTTAAAGTAATTTGATACTAACAGTTATTAACAAAGAAGAGGcataatttatcattttagtgaTTATTACAAGTCTAAAGAATTTACTGCAAAAATGAGCTGAAACCCAAGTTAAAACCAGGTAAATGTTAATTAGAAATATGTgtttttaaactttaaaaaaagTTGTGGACTAATTCCGTTCAACAATTAGTTATAAATACCTTTCAATCGATAACATTtgttccaattttttttttagttactGCTAAACATTAGAAGCTCCACCTGAAAACAAATTTACAATTTGTCGAATATTTTCGACTATTTGTTGTTCATCCATATTATCAGGTTTCaatttttgataatttgttataatttgcTCGTCCCTACGCTGTCGACGATGCATGAGTTCTAGTTCATGCGTGGTCTTCAATCAATTATTTGTAATAATTTCTGCGGTCCCAACCCAAGTTGTGATTGAAAGGCTAGCTAGCGGAGGAATACCAGAGACGTTATCCCAGATATATTCCATTAGCGGTTGAAGTCCATCCAAAAGCTCCTTATTAACGTAAGCAAATCTCACTCACACGAAGCAAAATCTGGTTGAAGAACCGTATGTCACGATAGTCTTCCGCCAAGCGAAAAAGCAAAGCGACCGCTAAAAATCACCAACCGACAGATCAACAGGAGCACAGAGGACTAggattaaaacatattttttagcAATCAAACTTGCCAAATATTCACTCAggagaaaatgaaatgaaaggtACAACATACAGCTCTggtttttcccttttctttttccacgCACAGGAGAACTCAATCTGCAAGTGCAGGGAAACCAATAAAAACAACGTATTCCAACCACAGGAGCGAGGACTTCTACACATGAACTTTAATATTCTTTATATCAACTCTCCAAGCTTGGAGCCTTTCCACTAACCCGTTGTGCTACCCAACCCAAACCATCATACAAACCTTCACCAGTAAGGGCACAGCAAGCTTGGATGTGCCAATCATGATCTTTTATGCTATGAAGGGAAAGCGCATCAGTTATCTCAGCAGGACTCATGGCATCCTTGAGGTCCTGTTTATTTGCGAAGACGAGGATAACTGCACTTTGTAAATCCTCATGCGGGAGCAGCCTGAAGAGTTCATCCTTCATTATGGAAATCCTGGCTCTATCAGTGCTGTCAATTACTACAATCACAGCGTGAGTTCCACGGTAGTAGGTAGCCCATGACGTCCTAAGCCGATCTTGACCGCCTAGATCCCAAACCTGATTGAGTAGCATCAGCAAATAAATTAGATCAGATTAGCTGAAATAAGACATCAGAATGCACAAGTTTTGCTTTGTTGACTAGGATGAAACCAATGCTAGATTCAGGTGAGGTTTCTGGAAATGCAAATATGAAGTGCCCTAGAAAATATAGGATCTATATGTACTGTACAGTCAAGCTCCTCAAATTTGTATTTGTGTGTAATATTTCCCTCCAAGAGCTAGTACAACCACAGGGACTTACACTTCATTTTGCACCATCCAAGAGACACAAGAGACCAATGATGTCAGTCAACCTTTTGCCAATACAAACTAAAACCTACTTCAGTTTTTCAACTATTACATCTTCTTTTCCTCATGACTGAAGGAAGAATCTGTACAGGTGATCTGCCTACATACTGATGACAGTTCGTAATAACCACCTTGTTCCCATCCATCATGGTGAAATAACCAATATACAGAGGATAAGTATATCTTGCACAAAATTTGACTATCTGTAATTGATGCTGGACTTTTATCCGAAAAAccaataaatatatatattttctaattCCCTAGTTAAATCAAACTACCAGTTCTCCAGCTGAAAAAGATTCCTGAGTGCCATAAATTGCTACAAAGATCCACCTTTCTAATTCACACGGAATCCAAAATCTCACATAGAACCCACAAACTCTTTAAGACCTAATTTTACATTTCCTGAAGTAACAATTTGACAAACAATAACATCTACAATGAAGTCACTTAAGCAGCAAGCATATATCAATCAGTTAGTACTTCGAAATTCCTACATCTTATTGTCAATTAACTAAGTCGAACACACTTAAAAATGCATTTGAGTATATAAAACATCAGCTACATCAACCATGTCCAGAACCAGCCACGTATCAAGAAATTCTCCAAGACAAAACCTGAAATTGATCAAGACCTAGTTTCCCGCAGAAttcaaattaagaaataaacacATTCCAAGGCATAAATCGAAAAAGCAACCGACCTCAAatcttatatttttataaacaaGTTCTTCGACGTTGCTGCCGACTGTAGGATGAGTAGTAACCACCTCCCCCAAATGCAACTTGTAAAGCGTTGTCGTTTTGCCGGCGTTATCCAATCCAACCACCACAATCTTGTA
It contains:
- the LOC113764530 gene encoding guanine nucleotide-binding protein subunit gamma 2-like, whose protein sequence is MQSVSSEQGRSAADTRGKHRISAELKRLEQEARFLEEELEQLEKMEKASASCKEMLSKVETRPDPLLPATNGPLNPSWDRWFEGPQEKSGCRCWIL
- the LOC113764526 gene encoding ADP-ribosylation factor-like protein 5; the protein is MGAFLSRFWFMLFPAKEYKIVVVGLDNAGKTTTLYKLHLGEVVTTHPTVGSNVEELVYKNIRFEVWDLGGQDRLRTSWATYYRGTHAVIVVIDSTDRARISIMKDELFRLLPHEDLQSAVILVFANKQDLKDAMSPAEITDALSLHSIKDHDWHIQACCALTGEGLYDGLGWVAQRVSGKAPSLES